One Burkholderia sp. 9120 DNA window includes the following coding sequences:
- a CDS encoding tail protein X, with protein sequence MAKTIRTSEGDVLDTICQAFYGRVTGMVEAVYAANPGLARHEQPFAAGIIITLPEIEVQRDEPVQLWT encoded by the coding sequence ATGGCGAAGACTATAAGAACGTCTGAGGGCGATGTGCTCGACACGATCTGTCAGGCCTTCTATGGGCGCGTGACCGGCATGGTGGAGGCCGTGTACGCGGCCAACCCTGGGCTCGCCCGGCACGAGCAACCCTTTGCGGCCGGCATCATCATCACGTTGCCCGAGATTGAAGTACAGCGCGACGAACCGGTGCAGTTATGGACCTAG
- a CDS encoding phage tail protein yields the protein MEFERQISQAATQASIATERVRNMSRVYERNRVASANTVAVLQKLATGNLANAAELLSGAGSALSVAGDLNPKVGTVLRSFNAVQSSMGSVLRMADAASNPVIRSAAGTVTSALGDVRMKFNAWAGAKDLAGPGQLPSPLTGSFAASSGAGGLLSGLSAGASAATPHLMTLSSDAGDTFHFNLSTAAFDRLRRTTKYKVASQERLNRPEALQAVSQGGETITLSGVVFAAVQAGAGQLKALRAIGARLVPVQLTTGYGEVLGRWYLQGVDEEQEALMSDGAPRKQTFSLEFGRYGEDYKNV from the coding sequence ATGGAATTTGAACGACAGATCTCGCAGGCCGCGACGCAGGCGAGCATCGCCACCGAGCGCGTGCGCAACATGAGCCGTGTGTACGAGCGCAACCGGGTGGCCAGCGCCAACACGGTCGCCGTCCTGCAGAAGCTGGCGACCGGCAATCTGGCGAATGCGGCCGAATTGCTCTCCGGTGCAGGCAGTGCCCTGTCCGTGGCCGGCGATCTCAATCCGAAGGTCGGCACGGTACTGCGCAGTTTCAATGCCGTGCAGTCCTCGATGGGCAGCGTGCTTCGCATGGCGGACGCGGCCAGCAATCCTGTCATCCGGTCGGCGGCCGGCACGGTCACCAGCGCGCTTGGCGATGTACGCATGAAGTTCAACGCGTGGGCCGGCGCCAAGGATCTGGCGGGTCCGGGCCAGCTGCCTTCGCCATTGACGGGCTCGTTTGCGGCATCGTCAGGCGCGGGCGGACTGCTTTCCGGGTTATCTGCGGGGGCATCAGCCGCGACGCCGCATCTGATGACGCTCAGTTCCGACGCGGGCGATACGTTCCACTTCAACCTGTCCACCGCGGCGTTCGACAGGCTGCGGCGGACCACGAAATACAAGGTCGCCTCGCAGGAACGTCTGAACCGTCCGGAGGCGCTGCAGGCCGTCAGTCAGGGGGGCGAGACGATCACGCTGTCGGGTGTGGTGTTCGCTGCGGTACAAGCCGGCGCGGGCCAGTTGAAAGCGCTGCGCGCAATCGGTGCGCGGCTGGTGCCGGTCCAGTTGACCACTGGTTACGGCGAGGTACTGGGCCGCTGGTATCTGCAGGGTGTCGACGAGGAACAGGAGGCGCTCATGTCGGACGGTGCGCCGCGCAAGCAGACTTTCAGCCTGGAGTTCGGCCGCTATGGCGAAGACTATAAGAACGTCTGA
- a CDS encoding phage tail tape measure protein, with translation MANDIALGIVIGGAVSASFGRAITETSSRITGLKKTASETRLWQRTIGETVRLQDEFRRLHAAGDRAADGIRRRIESNMRSLRENGVEVDRLDRAYARLGRTARGLELKATGQERLAAGRDGARGAIGDAVKFSAAVAVPATIAADYQAIIRDIAIKAGIARTAQEASMGERIRRDARDNGIGRNVLAEAVNQMVAGGMDVSRALDFAPLAAKFSIGQGATTVETARMIQALQQNAKIADPQQMQKAFEAIAFLGKEGSFESADMARWFPVLLAEMQKIGISGQDSVTQLGAMLQVQMKTAGNADEAANNLKNWFSKIGSNETASNYKKAGVDYEAKMREAIGKGWSTLEASFVLARAYTERVDPAKARQLANAAKDINGETDPQKRRAQIAAFEDTMKTGDLFTDMQVKAALTAYLQNADLYQRLKKESSQATGEIAKDLADRRDSSKQVWSEVGQQWNDAMRSIGDALRPVTDAVGHATKAAGTGLAKMTDAAPKATMAVAGVAAGLIAWRGAKSLWGVGRGALDIARGSILVARGGKAGGAGKGGGNGGVSGVAGRALEALGGAGVSGGVQRVFVVNLPGGAGGGVSGGVAGAAADIAGDMAGAGKAGAAGRAGRAGRLGRVFGAARVFAGRILPRVLPYAGKLAMAGSVLKLGLAATDAYAVANSHDTRAAKAQGFAGIAGNLAGGLLGAKIGATVGALGGPIGVAIGGVVGGALGTFAGGKVLRAVTKWVWPGSGNESARAGPQATVADALAKAKALQKTAGADRPVTKIDQQNTFAPVFHVTLQGASDNDVADRFLAKVSPQLQRLMKDELARSNRSAMFDAPHL, from the coding sequence ATGGCAAACGACATTGCACTCGGGATTGTCATCGGCGGGGCGGTCTCGGCGAGCTTTGGCCGGGCCATCACCGAGACCAGTTCGCGTATCACGGGGCTGAAGAAAACCGCGAGCGAAACACGCCTGTGGCAACGCACGATCGGCGAGACGGTCAGGCTGCAGGATGAATTCCGCCGGCTGCATGCGGCGGGCGATCGTGCGGCCGATGGTATCCGGCGGCGCATCGAATCGAACATGCGCTCGTTGCGCGAGAACGGTGTCGAGGTCGACCGGCTTGACCGTGCTTATGCGCGGCTCGGGCGCACCGCACGCGGGCTCGAACTGAAAGCGACCGGGCAGGAGCGGCTCGCTGCCGGCCGCGACGGCGCACGCGGCGCGATCGGCGACGCCGTGAAGTTCTCGGCGGCGGTGGCCGTGCCAGCAACGATCGCAGCGGACTATCAGGCGATCATCCGCGACATTGCGATCAAGGCCGGCATTGCCCGCACCGCGCAGGAGGCGTCGATGGGCGAGCGCATCCGGCGCGATGCGCGCGATAACGGCATCGGCCGCAACGTGCTTGCCGAGGCCGTCAACCAGATGGTGGCGGGCGGCATGGACGTGAGTCGTGCACTGGATTTTGCGCCGCTCGCGGCGAAGTTCTCGATCGGGCAGGGGGCGACCACCGTGGAGACCGCGCGGATGATCCAGGCGCTGCAGCAGAACGCGAAGATCGCGGATCCGCAGCAGATGCAGAAAGCGTTCGAGGCCATTGCGTTTCTCGGCAAGGAGGGTTCGTTCGAATCGGCGGACATGGCCCGCTGGTTTCCGGTGCTGCTCGCCGAGATGCAGAAGATCGGCATCTCGGGGCAGGACTCGGTGACGCAGCTGGGCGCGATGTTGCAGGTGCAGATGAAGACGGCGGGTAACGCCGACGAAGCCGCGAATAACCTCAAAAACTGGTTCTCGAAGATCGGATCGAATGAAACCGCGAGCAACTATAAAAAGGCCGGCGTCGACTACGAGGCGAAGATGCGCGAGGCGATCGGCAAGGGCTGGTCGACGCTCGAGGCTTCCTTCGTTCTCGCGCGCGCCTATACCGAGCGTGTCGATCCCGCCAAGGCCAGGCAGCTTGCCAATGCAGCGAAGGACATAAACGGCGAAACGGATCCGCAGAAGCGTCGCGCGCAGATCGCGGCCTTCGAAGACACGATGAAGACGGGGGACCTCTTCACGGACATGCAGGTCAAGGCTGCGTTGACCGCGTATCTGCAGAACGCAGACCTGTACCAGCGCCTGAAGAAGGAATCGTCACAGGCGACCGGTGAGATCGCGAAGGATCTTGCCGACCGGCGTGACTCGTCGAAACAGGTGTGGAGCGAAGTCGGCCAGCAGTGGAACGATGCGATGCGCAGCATCGGCGACGCACTGCGGCCGGTGACGGACGCCGTCGGCCACGCGACGAAGGCAGCCGGCACGGGCCTCGCGAAGATGACGGACGCGGCACCGAAGGCGACGATGGCGGTGGCTGGGGTCGCTGCGGGGTTGATCGCGTGGCGCGGGGCAAAGTCGCTTTGGGGCGTTGGTCGGGGCGCACTCGATATCGCGCGCGGATCGATCCTGGTTGCGCGGGGTGGCAAAGCGGGCGGTGCGGGCAAGGGCGGCGGCAATGGTGGTGTATCGGGCGTTGCCGGCCGCGCACTGGAGGCGCTGGGTGGTGCCGGGGTATCGGGCGGTGTGCAGCGCGTGTTCGTGGTCAACCTGCCAGGCGGAGCTGGTGGCGGTGTTAGTGGTGGAGTGGCAGGGGCAGCCGCTGATATCGCTGGCGATATGGCAGGCGCCGGTAAGGCTGGGGCGGCTGGCCGTGCGGGGCGTGCCGGCCGGCTCGGGCGCGTGTTCGGCGCAGCGCGCGTTTTCGCTGGCCGTATCCTGCCTCGCGTTTTGCCCTACGCGGGGAAGCTGGCGATGGCGGGCTCTGTCCTGAAGCTTGGTCTGGCTGCGACCGATGCGTATGCGGTGGCGAACAGCCACGATACGCGTGCGGCGAAGGCGCAGGGTTTTGCGGGCATTGCCGGCAATCTCGCCGGCGGTCTGCTGGGTGCAAAGATCGGCGCGACCGTCGGTGCGCTCGGTGGCCCGATCGGTGTGGCCATCGGGGGCGTGGTCGGGGGAGCGCTGGGCACGTTCGCCGGCGGCAAGGTACTGCGCGCGGTCACGAAGTGGGTCTGGCCGGGGAGCGGAAATGAGAGTGCTCGCGCTGGTCCGCAGGCGACGGTGGCCGATGCGCTTGCGAAGGCGAAGGCACTTCAGAAAACAGCGGGCGCGGACAGACCGGTGACGAAGATCGACCAGCAGAACACCTTCGCGCCGGTATTCCACGTGACGCTTCAGGGTGCGTCGGATAACGACGTGGCCGACCGCTTTCTTGCGAAGGTGTCGCCGCAACTGCAGCGGCTGATGAAGGACGAGCTCGCGCGCAGCAATCGCTCGGCGATGTTCGATGCGCCACATCTTTAG
- a CDS encoding phage tail assembly protein, translating into MESTQGTTPAVSEAPASSAVSGLIDSVTVRLNYPTEFDGVLRDTLIFRRPKVRDMRAAQKVAPGDEEAQELAIFATLAGVSPTDLEGLDLGDYHRVQDAYFRLTSARADGQQNAQGARKAVA; encoded by the coding sequence ATGGAAAGCACACAAGGCACGACGCCGGCAGTATCGGAAGCTCCGGCATCGTCGGCAGTATCGGGTCTCATCGACAGCGTGACCGTCAGACTGAATTACCCGACCGAGTTCGATGGTGTCCTGCGCGATACGCTGATCTTCCGCCGACCGAAGGTGCGCGACATGCGTGCCGCACAGAAGGTCGCGCCGGGCGACGAAGAGGCGCAGGAGCTGGCGATCTTCGCGACGCTCGCGGGTGTTTCGCCGACGGATCTGGAGGGCCTGGACCTGGGTGATTATCACCGTGTCCAGGACGCCTACTTTCGCCTCACATCCGCTCGTGCGGATGGACAGCAGAACGCTCAAGGCGCTCGCAAAGCGGTTGCTTAA
- a CDS encoding phage major tail tube protein encodes MIPETLYNFNAYVDGRGFAGRVTQCTLPKLKLKTDDHRAGGMDAPVKVDLGMEGLEAGFQMSTMERDALKFFGLADATAFNGVFRGAFRDTKGATKAVAATFRGMLSEVDPGDWKPGEKVDAKFTASLTYYKLEIDGATVYEIDVLGMVRIINGVDQLADIRKAIGM; translated from the coding sequence GTGATCCCGGAAACACTCTATAACTTTAACGCGTACGTCGACGGCCGGGGCTTCGCCGGCCGTGTGACGCAATGCACGTTGCCGAAGCTGAAACTCAAGACGGACGATCATCGCGCGGGCGGCATGGATGCCCCCGTCAAGGTCGATCTCGGCATGGAGGGGCTCGAGGCCGGGTTCCAGATGTCGACGATGGAGCGCGATGCCCTGAAGTTCTTTGGACTGGCCGATGCGACCGCGTTTAACGGTGTCTTTCGTGGGGCGTTCCGCGACACGAAGGGCGCGACGAAGGCCGTGGCGGCAACGTTCCGGGGCATGCTCTCGGAAGTGGATCCGGGTGACTGGAAGCCGGGGGAGAAGGTCGATGCGAAATTCACGGCGTCGCTCACCTACTACAAGCTCGAGATCGACGGTGCGACGGTGTACGAGATCGACGTGCTGGGCATGGTGCGAATCATTAACGGCGTGGACCAGCTCGCGGACATCCGCAAGGCCATCGGCATGTAA
- a CDS encoding phage tail sheath family protein — translation MGATSFFHGVTVSLVDSGPRTIAVPSSSIVGLVDTYTPGADRAAPNVPVQLTSYREAVAAFGETSAVAKAARAIYAQSKAVVVATGVAAGGEAPALTSAIIGGVSAGGARTGLQSLLDAKSKYNVQPRLLLAPGFSSTQAVATAMDSLAGKLRAIGIVDGPNIDDEAAIAYAKNFGSKRLYMVDPGAMLWDTTANADVDAPASSFAAGLFCQTDANVGFWASPSNKEITDITGTKRPIEFLDGDETCRANLLNHANIATIIRDGGYRLWGNRTLSADAKWKFVTRVRTLDIVMDAVLAGHKWAVDRGITGTYVDDVTKGLQAFMRDLKNKGAVINFEVYADPELNTASQIADGKVYWNIRFTDVPPAENPNFRFEVTDQWLTEVLDTNS, via the coding sequence ATGGGTGCAACATCGTTTTTCCACGGCGTCACGGTGTCGCTGGTCGACAGCGGCCCGCGCACGATCGCCGTGCCGTCGTCGTCGATCGTGGGCCTCGTCGACACCTATACGCCCGGCGCCGATCGGGCTGCGCCCAACGTGCCGGTGCAACTCACAAGTTACCGCGAAGCGGTGGCTGCATTCGGCGAAACCAGCGCGGTCGCCAAAGCCGCCCGCGCCATCTACGCGCAGAGCAAGGCGGTGGTCGTCGCGACTGGCGTGGCGGCCGGTGGAGAGGCGCCCGCGCTCACGTCGGCCATCATCGGTGGCGTCAGTGCCGGCGGCGCACGCACCGGTCTGCAGTCGCTGCTCGATGCGAAGTCGAAATACAACGTGCAGCCACGGCTGCTGCTCGCGCCCGGCTTCTCGTCGACGCAGGCGGTGGCGACCGCGATGGACTCTCTCGCGGGCAAGCTGCGTGCGATCGGTATCGTCGACGGGCCGAATATCGACGACGAGGCGGCGATTGCGTACGCGAAGAACTTCGGCAGCAAACGCCTCTATATGGTCGACCCGGGCGCGATGCTGTGGGACACGACGGCGAACGCGGATGTGGATGCGCCGGCTTCGTCGTTCGCAGCGGGCCTCTTCTGCCAGACCGATGCGAACGTTGGTTTCTGGGCGTCGCCGTCGAACAAGGAAATCACCGATATCACCGGTACGAAGCGCCCGATCGAATTCCTCGATGGCGATGAGACGTGTCGCGCGAACCTGCTGAACCACGCGAACATCGCGACGATCATCCGTGATGGCGGATACCGGCTGTGGGGCAACCGCACGCTGTCGGCCGACGCGAAGTGGAAATTTGTCACGCGCGTGCGCACGCTCGACATCGTGATGGACGCGGTGCTGGCGGGTCACAAATGGGCGGTCGACCGCGGTATCACCGGCACCTACGTCGATGATGTCACGAAGGGTCTGCAGGCGTTCATGCGCGACCTCAAGAACAAGGGGGCGGTGATCAACTTCGAGGTCTATGCGGATCCGGAGCTAAACACCGCCTCGCAGATCGCGGACGGCAAGGTGTACTGGAATATCCGCTTCACCGACGTGCCGCCCGCAGAAAACCCGAACTTCCGCTTCGAGGTCACCGACCAGTGGCTGACCGAAGTACTCGATACCAACTCGTAA
- a CDS encoding phage tail assembly chaperone, producing the protein MEQMTYSHDMLITILRERYPMLEHGRDFYVAHPVDARSGRQCGEPFIAVWRSTTIPQPDADSLRHEFSANEGMYRTLLARAYRDRLLGASDARVNVPPDAPESFRASAAAWERYRQALRDLTGQPGFPFDIEWPVEPA; encoded by the coding sequence ATGGAACAGATGACGTACTCGCATGACATGCTCATCACCATCCTCCGGGAAAGATATCCGATGCTCGAACACGGTCGCGATTTCTATGTGGCGCACCCGGTTGACGCGCGTTCGGGCCGCCAGTGCGGCGAGCCGTTCATCGCCGTCTGGCGAAGCACCACGATTCCCCAGCCTGATGCGGACTCGCTCAGGCACGAGTTCAGTGCGAACGAAGGCATGTATCGCACGCTGCTCGCGCGTGCCTATCGTGACCGGCTGCTGGGGGCGAGCGACGCCCGCGTCAACGTGCCGCCGGATGCGCCGGAGTCGTTCAGGGCAAGCGCTGCGGCCTGGGAGCGATACCGCCAGGCGTTGCGCGATCTCACCGGGCAGCCCGGCTTTCCGTTCGACATCGAGTGGCCGGTCGAACCGGCCTGA
- a CDS encoding phage tail protein I, translated as MSDPTGKPPTRRLREPLLPANQTPLEAALARVMEPNVDPEILRTLWDADRCPSGWLPWLAWALAVDGWELADSDEAKRSLIKGSLELHRKKGTAWAVREVIRRLGFGEVTLIEGRLARRRDGSITRNGDYLHGSRSAWAEYIVKLHQPVTDEQAARLRAALERYAPARSRLAKLEYVAAAAAGD; from the coding sequence ATGTCAGATCCGACTGGCAAGCCACCGACGCGACGTCTGCGCGAGCCGCTCCTGCCCGCGAACCAGACGCCGCTCGAAGCGGCGCTGGCCCGCGTGATGGAGCCCAACGTCGACCCGGAGATTCTTCGCACGCTGTGGGATGCGGATCGCTGTCCGTCCGGATGGCTGCCGTGGCTTGCGTGGGCGCTCGCGGTCGACGGCTGGGAACTCGCGGACTCGGACGAGGCGAAGCGCTCGCTCATCAAGGGTTCGCTCGAGCTCCACCGGAAGAAGGGCACGGCGTGGGCGGTGCGCGAAGTGATCCGGCGGCTCGGGTTCGGGGAGGTGACGCTGATCGAGGGGCGGCTTGCCCGCCGACGCGATGGATCGATCACGCGCAATGGCGACTACCTGCACGGATCGCGTAGCGCGTGGGCCGAATACATCGTCAAGTTGCACCAGCCGGTGACCGACGAGCAGGCTGCCCGCCTGCGCGCAGCGCTGGAGCGTTATGCGCCCGCACGCAGCCGGCTGGCGAAGCTCGAATACGTCGCAGCTGCCGCTGCCGGTGATTGA